ATGGCCCGGCCAGTGACGTTGCCGGGGTGTTCCCGAACCGGTTGTATTCGCCAAACAGGAAATCGCCAAGAATACCCAGGCCGCCGCCCTGCGCCATTGCCGCCGTCCAAGTGCTGACATTATCCGCCGGGCGCGGCGTCTGACCGCGCAGCATCAGTTTCGTCTGCATGGACAAATAGCCGAATGCCGTGGCCCAGAGAAACAGCTGAGCAACCCCCATTATCTCGCCGTTGCCATTCCTGAATGCACGCGTCAGCGCATTATTGCGGAAGCTATTATTCTGACTGAGTGAGCCAAAATCATAACCACGGCCGTACAGCTCGCGCCCAATCGCATTCTGCATAAAACTGGCGGTGAAGGATTTGAACTGCCAGGCAAAGCGCAACATCTCCCCGTAAGCGGTACCGCGCTGCATGCCCTGTTTCATGATTGACATTGTGCGTGCGTCCGGTTCATTCAGCGCCACACCAACACGATCGAGAATATAGCCGCGCACTTTGTCAGAAAGCATGTCGCGGGCATACTCGACCGAGCGATCGTTAATTTTCAGCCCCCGGTTAGTGAGGTAATTTTCGATATCCGCGCGCGGTATATCCGCCACGCCGTCCGGCGTCATGTACGCGTTGCCGTCAGCGGCGTGCAACTTCATTTTGCTGAGCGCCGCCCACTCGTTTTCCTCTATGCCGTGCATCGTCAGCACGCGCCGCAGTTCTTCCGGCACATCACTAAATGATTTCCCGGCGTGCGCGCCCAGCCATTCAGAAACCATCATGCCGGTACTGTAACGGCTGCTGTTTGTCCACCAGCTTTGCAGATTCAGCCGGAAGTAATGCCGCATTGCCCTGTTCACCCGACCCGGCATCGAATTATCGGCGCTGAAGCGGTACATCAGTTCATCTTTCATGGCATCCGCATGCAGCCCTATCGATTTCAGCACCTGCTGGCGTTCCGCCCCCTTCCAGCGCGTAAGCTGCACTTTATTGGTGGTTGCCTCCCATACGGCACCGAGCATGTCACGCCCCTGATAACGCATCTCCATTGCCTGGGTAGCGATATCGTTGAAGGAAGAAATCACTGAGCCGCCCAGCTTCATCATTGTCTCAATAGCGCGAGCGGTCGCGGCCACGCGCGCCAGTCCGGCGTTACCGGGAATGTTGGTCTGGCCGGTGATTTCCTTTAGCTGGTTGGTCAAAGAGGTATTCCGCTTTTGCCGGAATTTATTCAGGGCATTGTCATCTTTCGCGGCCTTGTAGCGCTGCTCGATCCGGTCGGCCAGTTCATTGAACATGTTTTCCGGATTGGTACCCATACGCCGCATCAGTCCGGTAGTTTCAGCCGAATGGATCAGGCCGCTCCCCACGGCTTCACGCAGATTACCCACACCAAATTTATCGTTGTAGCGGTACCACGATAGCCCGTCTTTAAAATGCAATACGCGCTCCTGACTCGCCCGGCGAGCAACGTTGGTGCTGCCGCCTTTAAATCCGGTCATCCAGTCAGGGCGATCAGTGCGCAAATGGACGCCGGAAGACAGGCCCACATACACGTTATGCAGAAAATCGTCGATGGCCGCCTGTGATGGCGACAGTCCGCCCGGCGCTGCCGGATCAAAACGCGGTGTCCGCCCGGCGACGCTCACCCACTCGCCGCCGTCATTACGGAAACCAACGATATCACCAAGGTCGATATCCTGCCCGTTAGCCAGCAAATCCCCGTTGCGGAAATTCGCCCGCACCACTTGCCCGTTACCGCGCATGAGATCGACGTTTTCACTGACAACACCTTTGATATAAAAACGGCCGTCAGCGCGCTGCGCCAGCGCCCCCACGTTTTCTGGTTTCAGCGGCTTTGCCGGGCGTGCCCGCCCGTAAATCTGGTCTTCTGTCATCGCCGCCGCTTTTCGCACGGTTAAGCCGTTCTGCCCGTTTATGTTCAGCCCTTCGAATGTACGCTGATCCAGTTCCGGAAGGATGGCATCACGCCAGGCCTCAAAGCCTGCGGTGCGAATTTTATGGATATCGTGAGACTGGCGGGCAATATAACCGGGCAGTTTGCCGATCGATGCGCCAGCGCGGTTTGCATCGATGCGCGCTTTTTCCTGCCACTTCTCCAGCACGCGGGCAATTTTGATTGCGTCTTCCGGGATATGCCCCACATCGAGGTTGTTGCCCAGCCGCCACATAGCATCAGCAATATTCTGATCCAGTGAGCCATTGGCGAAAACAGGCAAAACGCCCTGCGCTTCAAGGTCATTGGCAAGACCGGAAATGTAGTGATCGCGCAGCTGGCGCATGTTGTTAAACGCGCTGTCGCGGGAACCGGCCACAGCCTCATTGCGCCCGACCATAATAGCGGACAAAGCGAGATCAGGACGTCCACCGAAGGCATCAATACGCTGAAGGTTCTCATGCATCAGGCGCATATTGATAACCCGGTTTCGCGCCTCGATGTGCTTCGCCAGCGCATCATCACGCGCCACTTCATCAGCAGCACGGAGAGCGGCTTCCTCCAGTGACAGCCCCTGATTTTCTGCCCGTATACGTGTGACAGTGGATTCCATGCGGGTAACGAGATCCTGCATTTCATCCTCGCCAAGCTGGCGTCCGGCCGCCGTGTTTACTGCCTGCTCGCAGGCTGTCAGAAATTCACCCTGTGCCATTAGATGGCTCTCCTTAACATACAGGCTGCAAATGCGCGTGCCGCCTGAGCAAAACTCATATCCCCGGCCCCGGCCTGAATTTCGGCAAGGTGGGCGTTAATTTCCGCCTGGTTCTCAGCGCCTGCAAAATGCGCCTGAGCCAGATCCATTTCTGACGCGAGGTCATCCTGCGCGGCGCGCAGCTGGTCATCACCACGTTGCTGAATTGTCCGGTCGGCGTCGATGCTGGCCGACCGGGCCTGCTCATCAGCACGCACCCGGTTATCTGCCTGAGTCTTCAGCCTGTTCAGCGCGGCGCTTCGTTCCGCCGGATCGGCAAGACGGAAAAAATCTTCTACATCAGGATTGTAACCGTCTGCCGCCTGGCGAATCGCGGACCTCAGTGCATTCTGGCGGACAAAAATATTCGCATCGCCGAAACGCTCAGCGGCGGTTCTTACACCACCAGCCAACGGAGAAACCTGCAACCCTTGTTTAATCTGCCCGGCTCTGGCTTCAATCAGACTTGCCAGATCATCCGGTATTTCCCCGCGCTCAAGCTGGCGTAATTTACCGCGCGAGATTTCCGCGTCCCTGTTGGCAGAAATTTCTTCGCGTAACCGTGCGGTCGATTCCTCAGTTTGCTGGCGGATTTGCTCAATATCTTTTCGCGCGCGTGCTTCCGCCTGTTTGCGGCTCATGCGCTGGCCCTGATACTGTTTTGCCAGGTCACGGAACTGCTGATCTGCCTGCTGCAACGAGGCTTCATTTTCGGCAATCTGCCGGTTGATGTCGGCGATGCGGGGCGACTGCCCGTCAAGCTGGCCGGAGAGTGAGTCACGATAGGGCTGAATATTTTCATCCCATGCGCGCCGCCAGGCGTAATCATCGACACCCGTATTAATGGTTCTCGCAAGGTCAGTCTGCGCGTCGGAAAAACTGTCGCGTAGCGCCGGTGCGTTGTCCGGCGTGAGGCCAGCCACATTCACAGTGTCCGCCTGCCCTGCTGGCGCAGCATCCGCAACAGCCTGTGGGTTGTCCTGCTGCATACGCTGCTGGCGCCGCGCGGCAATGGAATCCCTCACCGCGCCGCCAAGAGCATGCAGACCACCGCCGGCGATCGTGTTCATGAAGAAATTTTCCACCGCCTGCCCTAGGGTGTAATCATCACCCTCTGAAGCGGAAGCGAGTGCGTTGATGGGTTCGGCGATAGCAGACTGAACAGCACCAGCGCTGGCACCCTGAATAAACCGCTGGGCAACACGCCCGGCCACGCTGGCCGCACGCACCGCACCCACACCCGGAATAAAACCGAGCGCCACGTTTCCGGGATCTGTCATTGCACCAGCCAGCCCGGCGGTAAAAATAAGCGGAGTTGCAACGACGCCTGTCGGTGCTGACGCCAGAATAGCTTTTCGTTCCTGGGTAGCATTGTGCGTTTCCGTCAGGTGATCGAGATAAGCCTGCGTTAACCCCTGATCCGGTATTCTGATATTTTTGATGCCCATCCCGTCAAGTTTCTGCTGGGCTGTTTGCTGGTCCACCAGCGGCGAGGTGGGATCGTTCGCATAGGCTTCTGATTCGAGAAAGCGCCCGGTAGCATTAAAGGGACCTGAACGTCTACCCTCAGTAAAGGCCGCGCCCGCAGCCTGCCCCAGCCCGCTTTCAAAGTTTGTACCGGGTTGTTGCAGGCCCGCGCCAGCATCTGCATCATCAACGTAAATTGGCATTGGTATTCCTCATTCCTTCGCTGAATGATGGGCCGCCCTGCTGCTGGCCGCCGAACGTTTCCCGCAGCCCCTGAAGGTTAGCAGCGCGCTCCCCGCGCTGGGTTCCCGGCGTGTATTCTTTTTCGCTATCCCATGCAGACTTAGCCCGCAGCAAGAGTGATGGATCCGCTTTGGCAAGTTTATCCAGATCGGAAAAACTCACCGTTACAGGGTTGCCGCTGGCATCGTTCTGCACATTGTTTCCGAGATACAGCACCAGCCCGGTGTCGTCGGCGTTGTTAACCCAATGCGCGTTATTTTTTACTTCGTAGAGTGTTTGCGATTTCGCGAATTCATCAGGCGTGTTTTTCCCGAAGTTAAGCGGCTGCAACTGATCGGCTGTCAGTTTTTCTTTGAAGAGGCTGGCGCCGCGGTCAATATAATCTGCCTGGTAACCGAGATAGGTCGGTACGCGATAGGTATCGTTCACCGTGTACTGGCTGGTGAACATATCAGCGACAGCCTGTTTGGCCGCATCGCCGGGACTCATTCCGCGAAGAACATTGATCATCGTGAGGCGTTGCCCCTGCTCATTCAGCGTATTCCAGCTTCCGGCACCGCCCGGCTGCACAAGCATGGTCTGGCGGAAATCAGCAGACGCATCCGCCCATTCCTGGGCTGTGCTGGTATCGGAGCCTTTGCCATTTTTCGCGATGATGGACTCTTTCAGGCTGGCCGTTGGTGTGTTTCTCTCCTGCCACAGTGGCACGCTGGCGCGCGGATTACCGGCAGAGAGCGCACCGACGAGCGCGCCATTTTTACTTTGCCCCATTATCTGGCGGCCAACGATCTCGGAGTAAGGCCCAAAGGCGTTCAGTTGCTGGCGAATGGAATCGACCGTCGTTTCTTTGTTGTTGTTAAAGCTTTCCGCCATGGCATCAGCCACGGAATCAGGCAGCAATTTTGTGCTGTTGACGCCAAAGCGTGATTTTTCCGACTGAACAGACGCAATAAACGACTGCGCAGACGTGGGATCTGCCGGATTCTGCTGCCATGAAGAAAAGGCCTGCTGGACGAGCGGCGAATTTTTGATAAACCACGCGCCCGGATCGCTCTGGCGCTGCTGCTCTGTCTGGTTAAGCTGCGCAGAGGCTTTCTGGTAAAGCGTCATCTTACGGTCAAAATCTGGATCATTGGCCTGCGGATAGAGCGCCTGCACACTCTGGCGGGCAGAGATCGCCGGTTGCGTCATGATGGTGTTATAGGTAGGTACCAGCGCTTTCGTCGCTTCGTATTCGTCATACTGGCGGCTGAATTGCTCCAGTTGCTGCGCTGTCGCGCCCTCCGGCAGGTAGGATAAATATTCCTGCCGTGACACGTCACGCACCGGCATAATACCGTTCTGCATCTGCGCCATATTATTCTGCATCGTATCCTGAAGATTCTGCATGCCATAGGCGCGCTGGCGGTTCACTTCGGCGGAAACCTGCCCGATAAACTGACTTTTTTGTTCGGGGCTTGCGTTCTGGTACCAGGGCATTTTTTGGATCTGAGCAATTTCCGCTTCCGGCGGTAACGACTGCGCGCGGCTGAGAACGCCCATTGTGTAATTGCGCGTCTCGTTAAAAGGGATCCCCGCGATAAACTGGTCATTTGAAATTTCACCTTTATTCGGGTCGCCAAGGCGTAACAGCGCCGGATTTTTCCCGGTCTGGTTTGTGCCGTTAATCCAGTCATCAACTGCGCCCGGCCCGGCGTTATACGCGGCGACCGCCAGCGCCTGATTACCACCATATTTTTTCGTTAAATCCTGATGATAAAGCTGCCCGATACGCATGTTGTACCCGGCGTCATTCATGAAGCGCTGCGGATCCCATTCAATTCCGTGTTTCGCTGCCGTCTCCTGTGCGGTCGCAGGCAGCACCTGCGCAATCCCCATGGCACCAGCAGGCGATGTGAGCGTCTGCCCGTTGCCGTCAAACTGCCTGCCGCCGGATTCTGACGGGATCATCGCCGAGAAAATTTTGTCGGAGGAAACATTTCCCGGTGTAAACGTCGCCGGGGAAGTCAGTTGCCGGGTTCGCCAGTCGGCAATGTAGGCCTGCGTGGCGTTCTGCGACATCTGCTGATCCAGTCGCGCCACCCGCCCGTTGATTTCGTCAGTTGACCAGCCGTTGGCCTGCCCGAAGGTGTTAATTGCATCAACAGCTTTTGCGCGGCTCAGCGCGTAATTACTGGAATCGTTCCGGTAATTCTCGGCATCATTTACGGCCATTTGCAGACGCCCGTCGAGCTGCCCACGGCTGTAGTCCTGATACTGCTGGTATTCATGAGCATCAGTTGAGCTTTGCAGTTGTAGCCGTGTTGCTGCGACCTGTCTTGCCCAGTCATCACGGCGGCCTTCCGGGATACTTTGCCCCAGCGTTCCGGCGGCCTGATCATATTGCTTAAGGGCATCATCAGATGCGCCTATCGCGTTTTGCCCTTCTTTTTGCCGCACCTGATTGAAGAGATTGTATTTGATGGTGTCCAGCTTAAGCGCACCATCCTGTAACGCCGTATCAGTCACCTGGCGGTTAATGGATTCCGTTGCCCGCGCGGCAGAATCAGCACCGGCCCCAAGGAGTTGCAGATCGGTAGTGGTCTCAGGCAGATTGACGGGACCGGCGCCCAGCCCCTGCGTGGTGTTCTGGCGAGTGTAAAAAGGCAAAGTGGCCATTATTTTTTCCCGTACTTAGCAGTGAGAAATGTCGATCCAACCTGAGTTGCGGCACCAAGATAACCAAGCAAACCGGGCTGAGCAGCTTTCGCCTGTTGCCGCGTGGCGCTGGCCTGATTTTTCAGTGCATCAGATTGCAGGATCCCGCTGTTAGCCTCTGCATTCGCATCTTCCTGAATATTGAGCGCAGTCTGGCGCCGCAGCAGCGCATTGGTGCCACCAAATCCGGTACCGCTGGCCGCAATGCGGGAATCCTGATCCGCCTGGAACTGCGCGCCACGACGGCGGATTAGTGACGATTGCTGACCGGAATTCTGCACCGCCTGATTGGCCTGATTATCGAGCAATTGCGCATTGGTGTTCAGGTTGGTTGCCTGCTGCCGGGCGCTGCTTAGCGAAGAAAACGCATTCAGTGCAGAGGCTGATGTTTGCGCAACAGGGACGGCATTTTGTTGAAGGCTGTTGCCCACGGACTGCCAGTTCATAGAATCCATAAATCACCTCGTCAGTGCCCACAGCGAAGCATCCTCGCCGCGGTGATTAAATTTTTTCAGCCTGCCTTCGCACTGCATGCCAAGCATCGAAAGAAATCGCTCACCCTCAGGGAAAGATGTGCTGGCTTCAATGCGGTGATAATCCTTCAATGCATTGTGCAGTCCGCGCTTTGTCGCCCTGAAAATCTCGGGCCAGATATTTGGTATTCCTGCGGAGATGATCATCCATGCGTGACCAATACCGGCATCAAATACCAACCCGTATTTTTCAGCAGGCACAAAGCCGCCAATAGCAACCGGCTTTCCGTCATGAAGGCAGGTGAATGCCCCGACCTCTGCAATATTTTCAGCATGCTGCTGTGTCCTGATGCAGCCGATCTGCAACGGCTGCGGCTCAATATCCAGCAGATGCCCAGGCTCAAACAAAACGATCATCAGCCCCCCAGCAGTGTTTTTTGCCCAGAGGAATTAACCGTTGTACCGGATGCCCCGGTAACGTTGCCCTGAGTACCCTGCCGCTGACGGCGGCGCAGCAAATCATCAGCCTGTGCCTGTGATGTGTCCTGCGTTACTGGCTCGGTTGCCTTTATGGTTGTCCCTTTCTGGTTGGCACTCTGGATAGCAGAGTAACCACCCACAGCAGCCGAAAGAACTGCTGCGCCCGCTGTCCATGTTGCCGGATCGGCTTCCAGCGTGAATTTGCGTTTAAAAAGCATGTTCACCTCACAATACAAAATAATCGGGCGTCACACCCAGGCTGATAATTACGGATGATAGCGTCCTGCTGGTAACTGAGCATTTTTGCGACGCGCGCAGAAAGGTTATCGGTGCAGACACATTCAACGCGGTGATTTTCCCGCAGGGCAATAGCGGTAAATTGCGCTGCTGCGCGGAAAATGCGGACAGAGAAATCAGCCGCATCAGGATCTGTTTTTAACCACAGCCGTACGCGACCAGGCGCTATCTGGATTGCGCCACCGGCAGCGAGTGTTTTTTCCCCGCATTCCAGCGCAAACGACGGGAAAGATACCAGCGCCGCAATAGTTTCCGGCGGTAGTGGTTCCGGGAATATTTCGTCAAGGTGAAAATCCTCAAGGCGGACAATAACGGCATCAGTCATCTTCAATTTCCCCTACGGGATCGATGCTGACAAGGGTCATAGGTTGCGGGAGATCCTGTACAATGCGGAGGCATCCGTCTTCGTTGTATCCACCAGGCCACGGCACGGTCACGACGCCGTTAAACAACGGTGGTGCTTCATCCATGTTGTCGGCATAATCGCGCGCCCGGATCGCATCCAGATTTTGTCCATCCTCATCGCCATACTTCCCGCCCAGTGTATCGAGAAAACGCAGGCGCGCTTTTGCAAAGCGTTTCTGTCCCCCCTCTAAAGGGAGTGTGATCAACTCTGCGGCGTTGTTGTACCCCACGTGCACGACTTTCGAAGCCCAGTCCAGTGAGATTTTCCCGCTGCTGACAGTCCGATTCGGATGTGTGGCTCCGTCTGTCACCACACTGACAGTTTCACCTTCCAGGTGGCTGAGGCCGGATATTTCTGTCACCGCGTCGCCGTCATAAGTCAACATGCAGTCAGGCACTGTCGCATCCTGCTGGTCCATCTCTGTGCTGTCGAATTCCTGCGTCATGTACTCGATATAACGCTTCGTGCTGCCGTTGATGGTGCGTTTCACCACCATCCAGACCTCATCACGTCCGCCATTTATATCGGGAATGCATTTCACACACTCAACTTCACCGCCGACATTGTGCCGGTGCCAGCCGATCACGTTCTGCTCGGTGTTATGGGTAAGTGCCCGCAGTGAACCGTCAGAAAGGACACACCACAAAATGCGGTTAGGCTCCTGCTGGTATGACATGCTGATAACGCCGGGGGCTGTGATATGCGGTGCGAGAATGGTCGCATCGTTAGCGCTATAGCTGTCTGACGCAGAATCAAACACAGCACTAAGCACTTTCCGCCCGGCGCGCTGAACGAAAGCGACGTTGTTGCCCATACGTTCAGCCATTACCTCATTTGCCCCGAACGAGCTGTTGAGTTCTACTTTGGTGTTACCAGCCCCAAAAGTTGATGTAATGCTCTGCTCGCCATAAGTGAATTCAGCCCCGGCCGTACCTATGAATATTTTCCCGGAAGACGGGATCATCCATTGCAATGCATCCTGAGTGTCATCAATGCGATCGTTGATCGAATCATCGCTTTCTGCCTCAAATCCGTTTGTCATCGGGTTGAAGTTTTCAAGATCACCCGCAACGCTTGACCAGATTTTTCGGTTACCAGAGAAAACCAGCCTGCCACGGAAAAAAGCCACAAACTGAGGGTAAGTAGCAGCCTCAGACCATTCACCGAATGCCCATGCATAGGTCGGGGATGACATGACAGATGCCGGAAGTTCAAGGAGTATTTTGCCAACTGCATGTTTTGAGTCTGTTACTGATGT
Above is a genomic segment from Kosakonia radicincitans DSM 16656 containing:
- a CDS encoding transglycosylase SLT domain-containing protein codes for the protein MATLPFYTRQNTTQGLGAGPVNLPETTTDLQLLGAGADSAARATESINRQVTDTALQDGALKLDTIKYNLFNQVRQKEGQNAIGASDDALKQYDQAAGTLGQSIPEGRRDDWARQVAATRLQLQSSTDAHEYQQYQDYSRGQLDGRLQMAVNDAENYRNDSSNYALSRAKAVDAINTFGQANGWSTDEINGRVARLDQQMSQNATQAYIADWRTRQLTSPATFTPGNVSSDKIFSAMIPSESGGRQFDGNGQTLTSPAGAMGIAQVLPATAQETAAKHGIEWDPQRFMNDAGYNMRIGQLYHQDLTKKYGGNQALAVAAYNAGPGAVDDWINGTNQTGKNPALLRLGDPNKGEISNDQFIAGIPFNETRNYTMGVLSRAQSLPPEAEIAQIQKMPWYQNASPEQKSQFIGQVSAEVNRQRAYGMQNLQDTMQNNMAQMQNGIMPVRDVSRQEYLSYLPEGATAQQLEQFSRQYDEYEATKALVPTYNTIMTQPAISARQSVQALYPQANDPDFDRKMTLYQKASAQLNQTEQQRQSDPGAWFIKNSPLVQQAFSSWQQNPADPTSAQSFIASVQSEKSRFGVNSTKLLPDSVADAMAESFNNNKETTVDSIRQQLNAFGPYSEIVGRQIMGQSKNGALVGALSAGNPRASVPLWQERNTPTASLKESIIAKNGKGSDTSTAQEWADASADFRQTMLVQPGGAGSWNTLNEQGQRLTMINVLRGMSPGDAAKQAVADMFTSQYTVNDTYRVPTYLGYQADYIDRGASLFKEKLTADQLQPLNFGKNTPDEFAKSQTLYEVKNNAHWVNNADDTGLVLYLGNNVQNDASGNPVTVSFSDLDKLAKADPSLLLRAKSAWDSEKEYTPGTQRGERAANLQGLRETFGGQQQGGPSFSEGMRNTNANLR